One Phenylobacterium hankyongense DNA segment encodes these proteins:
- a CDS encoding LysE family translocator — MSTHLLGLASLFLVTLATSVIPGPSNFLTMRVAMRRGRGPAFAAALGTTAGCVLWCAAAALGLAALLAAAPWLYKVLRIGGGLYLLWFAVALWRSKAEPAATEPPPGAARAAFLQGLGICLTNPKSVLFFASIFSAYVGPDSPLWVHAAAVAVVVLTCLVWQVSLAWVLSVPKTAQAYAGAQRPLDRLAAVLMAAFGASLLWTFG, encoded by the coding sequence ATGAGCACGCATCTCCTCGGCCTGGCCTCGCTGTTCCTGGTGACGCTCGCGACCTCGGTGATCCCGGGGCCGAGCAACTTCCTGACCATGCGCGTCGCCATGCGACGCGGGCGCGGCCCGGCCTTCGCCGCGGCGCTGGGGACCACCGCCGGCTGCGTGCTCTGGTGCGCGGCCGCGGCGCTGGGCCTCGCCGCCCTGCTGGCCGCGGCGCCCTGGCTCTACAAGGTGCTGCGGATCGGCGGCGGCCTCTACCTGCTGTGGTTCGCGGTCGCGCTCTGGCGTTCCAAGGCCGAGCCGGCCGCCACCGAGCCGCCGCCGGGCGCGGCGCGCGCCGCCTTCCTGCAGGGCCTGGGGATCTGCCTGACCAACCCGAAGTCGGTGCTGTTCTTCGCCAGCATCTTCTCCGCCTACGTCGGCCCCGACAGTCCGCTGTGGGTCCACGCCGCGGCGGTGGCCGTTGTGGTGCTCACCTGCCTGGTCTGGCAGGTGTCGCTGGCCTGGGTGCTTTCGGTCCCGAAGACGGCGCAGGCCTATGCCGGCGCCCAGCGGCCGCTGGACCGGCTCGCCGCGGTGCTGATGGCGGCGTTCGGCGCCAGCCTGCTCTGGACCTTCGGCTGA
- a CDS encoding NAD(P)H-dependent flavin oxidoreductase yields the protein MSLAALLESLPIPVIQAPMVGASLDALPLAVSRAGGLGSFAAATLSPAEIGPAVAALRAQTDAPFAVNLLMAPATRPEPAEVDAALARLAPWYAELGAPTPDAPNRFSQDFEAQLEAVTRAAPPVASFTFSVLTRAQVDALHQAGTYVVGTANTVAEARAWAEAGADGICAQGAEAGGHHTNFLAGIEASLIGTMALVATVREAVDLPVIAAGGIMDGRGVAAALALGASAAQMGTAFLLADQAVTPGPWQRAIAAATDDPTRMTRAFSGRYARGIENRFMREMRAVEREVPAYPVQNRLTQPLRAAAEQAGDAEMMSLWAGQAVRLTRAGDAGEMLRRWWNEAQAASRELARRTGA from the coding sequence ATGAGCCTGGCCGCCCTGCTGGAGAGCCTGCCGATCCCGGTCATCCAGGCGCCGATGGTGGGCGCCTCCCTCGACGCCCTGCCGCTGGCGGTGAGCCGGGCCGGCGGCCTGGGGTCGTTTGCGGCCGCGACGCTCTCGCCCGCCGAGATCGGTCCGGCGGTGGCGGCGCTGAGGGCGCAGACCGACGCGCCCTTCGCCGTGAACCTGTTGATGGCGCCGGCGACGAGGCCGGAGCCGGCGGAGGTCGACGCCGCCCTGGCGCGTCTCGCGCCCTGGTACGCCGAGCTTGGCGCGCCGACGCCGGACGCGCCGAACCGCTTCTCGCAGGACTTCGAGGCGCAGCTGGAGGCGGTGACCCGCGCCGCGCCGCCGGTCGCCTCCTTCACCTTCTCGGTGCTGACCCGGGCGCAGGTCGACGCCCTGCACCAGGCCGGGACCTATGTGGTCGGTACGGCCAACACGGTCGCCGAGGCGCGGGCCTGGGCGGAGGCCGGAGCGGACGGGATCTGCGCCCAGGGCGCCGAGGCCGGCGGCCACCACACCAACTTCCTGGCCGGCATCGAGGCGAGCCTGATCGGGACCATGGCCCTGGTGGCGACGGTGCGGGAGGCCGTCGACCTGCCAGTGATCGCCGCCGGCGGGATCATGGACGGCCGCGGGGTCGCCGCGGCGCTGGCCCTGGGGGCGAGCGCCGCGCAGATGGGCACCGCCTTCCTGCTGGCCGACCAGGCGGTGACGCCCGGGCCCTGGCAGCGCGCCATCGCGGCGGCGACGGACGATCCGACCCGGATGACCCGCGCCTTCTCCGGCCGCTATGCGCGGGGGATCGAGAACCGCTTCATGCGCGAGATGCGGGCCGTGGAGCGCGAGGTCCCGGCCTATCCGGTGCAGAACCGGCTGACCCAGCCCCTGCGGGCGGCCGCCGAGCAGGCTGGCGATGCGGAGATGATGTCGCTGTGGGCCGGCCAGGCGGTGCGGCTGACCCGGGCCGGCGATGCCGGCGAGATGCTGCGGCGCTGGTGGAACGAGGCGCAGGCGGCGTCGCGCGAGCTTGCCCGCCGGACCGGCGCCTGA
- a CDS encoding BON domain-containing protein, whose product MSDWNRSGRDDDQRRYGSEERNRREFGGQDRAPSQGRGGEQRSFEERSQGGYGRAGQDWQDMQRGSQGYGSQDYGQGAGAQGYGAQQGYGAQQGYGSQGSGAQGYRSQGQGYGSQGYWAQDYGAEYGSQGRQQPPQGYGASGQGYGGQSYGGQGYGGQRYGDANQQRFGQGGGMTGGMTGGNERLQSVTDGGADQGFRSQFGGQTRGGEHRGRGPKNYVRSDERIRDDVSDRLADDAWLDATEIEIKVTGAEVILAGTVDTREDKRRAEDIAEQVSGVKNVQNQLRVQPMQAGSKAAGQQGAGQAGGQPGIDHGRGSGGRTS is encoded by the coding sequence ATGAGTGACTGGAACAGAAGCGGTCGTGACGACGACCAACGCCGTTACGGATCCGAGGAACGCAACCGGCGGGAATTCGGCGGCCAGGATCGGGCGCCGAGCCAGGGCCGGGGCGGCGAACAGCGCAGCTTCGAGGAACGCAGCCAGGGCGGGTACGGCCGTGCGGGCCAGGACTGGCAGGACATGCAGCGCGGAAGCCAGGGCTACGGCTCCCAGGACTACGGGCAGGGCGCCGGGGCCCAGGGCTACGGCGCTCAGCAGGGTTACGGCGCCCAGCAGGGCTACGGCTCGCAGGGCTCTGGCGCCCAGGGCTACAGGTCCCAAGGCCAAGGCTACGGTTCGCAGGGCTATTGGGCCCAGGACTATGGGGCGGAATACGGGTCCCAGGGCCGACAGCAGCCGCCGCAGGGCTACGGCGCGTCAGGCCAGGGCTACGGCGGCCAGAGCTATGGCGGCCAAGGCTACGGCGGGCAGCGCTATGGCGACGCGAACCAGCAACGGTTCGGCCAAGGCGGCGGCATGACGGGTGGCATGACGGGCGGCAATGAACGGCTGCAGAGCGTCACCGACGGCGGCGCTGACCAGGGCTTCCGCAGCCAGTTCGGCGGCCAGACCCGCGGCGGCGAGCACCGGGGCCGGGGGCCGAAGAACTACGTCCGCTCCGACGAACGGATCCGCGACGACGTGAGCGACCGGCTCGCCGACGACGCCTGGCTGGACGCCACGGAGATCGAGATCAAGGTCACCGGCGCCGAGGTGATCCTGGCCGGCACGGTGGACACCCGCGAGGACAAGCGTCGGGCGGAAGACATCGCCGAGCAGGTCTCCGGCGTGAAGAACGTCCAGAACCAGCTGCGCGTCCAGCCGATGCAGGCCGGGTCCAAGGCGGCCGGTCAGCAGGGCGCCGGCCAGGCCGGCGGGCAGCCGGGGATCGACCATGGCCGTGGCTCAGGCGGCCGGACGAGCTGA
- the rpsD gene encoding 30S ribosomal protein S4 encodes MSKRHSAKYKLDRRMGENIWGRPKSPINKRSYGPGQHGQRRKQKVSDFGLQLRAKQKLKGYYGNLTEKQFSRIYEEAARRKGNTSENLISLLESRLDAIVYRAKFVPTPFAARQFVNHGHVMVNGKRVNIPSYRVKPGDVVTVRERSRNMALVLEALQSGERDTPDYIEVDVKGMSAKYIRMPELAEVPYPVKMEPNLVIEFYAS; translated from the coding sequence ATGTCCAAGCGCCATAGCGCCAAGTACAAACTCGACCGCCGGATGGGCGAAAACATCTGGGGTCGCCCGAAGTCCCCGATCAACAAGCGCTCCTACGGCCCCGGCCAGCACGGCCAGCGCCGCAAGCAGAAGGTCTCCGACTTCGGCCTCCAGCTGCGCGCCAAGCAGAAGCTGAAGGGCTACTACGGCAACCTGACCGAGAAGCAGTTCAGCCGGATCTACGAAGAGGCCGCCCGCCGCAAGGGCAACACCTCCGAGAACCTGATCTCGCTGCTGGAGTCGCGCCTGGACGCCATCGTCTATCGCGCCAAGTTCGTGCCGACCCCGTTCGCGGCGCGCCAGTTCGTCAACCACGGCCACGTGATGGTGAACGGCAAGCGGGTGAACATCCCGTCGTACCGCGTGAAGCCGGGCGACGTGGTCACGGTGCGCGAGCGTTCGCGCAACATGGCCCTGGTGCTGGAAGCCCTGCAATCGGGCGAGCGCGACACGCCGGACTACATCGAAGTCGACGTGAAGGGCATGAGCGCCAAGTACATCCGCATGCCGGAGCTGGCCGAGGTGCCGTACCCGGTGAAGATGGAACCCAATCTCGTCATCGAATTCTACGCGTCCTAA
- a CDS encoding CinA family protein, translating into MEELEALAQTLGERLKARSETVAVAESSSGGLISAALLSVSGASKYYLGGAVVYTPKARVLLMDIPRAALVDGMRSASEPYALLLARTARERFGATWGLSETGAAGPTGNGYGDAAGHTCIAVAGPLEMALTIETGSEDRSANMRAFAAAALEMLGRATAD; encoded by the coding sequence ATGGAGGAGCTGGAAGCGCTGGCGCAGACGCTGGGGGAGCGGCTGAAGGCCCGGAGCGAGACCGTGGCGGTGGCCGAGAGCTCGTCCGGCGGCCTGATCTCCGCGGCCCTGCTGAGCGTGTCCGGGGCCTCGAAATACTATCTGGGCGGGGCGGTGGTCTACACGCCCAAGGCCCGCGTGCTGCTGATGGACATCCCGCGCGCGGCGCTGGTGGACGGCATGCGCTCGGCCAGCGAGCCCTACGCCCTGTTGCTGGCGCGCACGGCGCGGGAGCGGTTCGGCGCCACCTGGGGCCTGTCGGAAACCGGCGCGGCGGGGCCGACCGGCAACGGCTATGGCGACGCCGCCGGCCACACCTGCATCGCGGTGGCGGGGCCGCTGGAGATGGCGCTGACCATCGAGACCGGCAGCGAGGATCGCAGCGCCAACATGCGCGCCTTCGCGGCGGCGGCGCTGGAGATGCTGGGCCGGGCGACGGCGGACTAG
- a CDS encoding nuclear transport factor 2 family protein encodes MTISTRTLATGAALLLILGFGPAAAAPPQTSAERGVRQALIRLNGFLARRDMAVVDEFAKGDETLLVGSAPDDKARGRAELEAHFARYFAMPQTISFSWREVRVSVRGPVAWLYAEGEVVLRGDEGETRQPYRLTGVFELQGGRWKWRQFHGSSPAA; translated from the coding sequence ATGACGATTTCCACGCGAACGCTCGCCACCGGCGCAGCGCTGCTGCTGATCCTCGGCTTCGGTCCGGCCGCGGCGGCCCCGCCGCAGACCAGCGCGGAGCGCGGCGTGCGGCAGGCGCTGATCCGGCTGAACGGCTTCCTCGCGCGGCGCGACATGGCGGTGGTCGATGAGTTCGCCAAGGGCGACGAGACGCTGCTGGTGGGCTCCGCGCCCGACGACAAGGCCCGCGGCCGGGCCGAGCTCGAGGCGCATTTCGCCCGCTACTTCGCCATGCCCCAGACCATCAGCTTCTCCTGGCGGGAGGTGCGGGTCTCGGTCCGCGGGCCGGTGGCCTGGCTCTATGCTGAGGGCGAGGTGGTGCTGCGCGGCGACGAGGGCGAAACCCGGCAGCCCTACCGCCTGACCGGGGTCTTCGAGCTGCAGGGCGGCCGCTGGAAGTGGCGGCAGTTCCACGGGTCGTCGCCGGCCGCCTGA
- a CDS encoding RNA methyltransferase, translating to MVEASPQAPVVILNVPQLAENIGAAARVMANFGLAELRLVAPRDGWPQERAWASASGADWPLNDAKVFERVEDAIADLQLVYATTARPRELQLPVLTPREAAAELSSAAAEGLSTGLLFGGERAGLETADIALCRAVITIPVDPRFRSLNLAQAVALNAYEWRMTVAAAAPASFREGPPPADGAAMLGLFEHLERELDEAGFFHPPEKTPSMVQNLRSALSRARFSDQEVRTFRGVVTALSRGRGKVLEKIARQKSGRKDDG from the coding sequence ATGGTTGAAGCTTCCCCCCAGGCCCCTGTCGTAATCCTGAACGTGCCGCAGCTGGCGGAAAATATCGGCGCCGCCGCCCGCGTCATGGCGAATTTCGGTCTTGCGGAGCTGCGGCTGGTGGCTCCCCGGGACGGTTGGCCGCAGGAGCGGGCCTGGGCGTCGGCCTCGGGCGCCGATTGGCCGCTCAACGACGCCAAGGTGTTCGAGCGGGTCGAGGACGCCATCGCCGACCTGCAGCTGGTCTACGCCACCACGGCGCGGCCTCGGGAGCTGCAACTGCCGGTGCTGACCCCGCGCGAGGCGGCGGCGGAGCTGTCCTCCGCCGCGGCGGAGGGCCTGAGCACGGGACTGCTGTTCGGCGGCGAGCGGGCCGGCCTGGAGACCGCCGACATCGCCCTGTGCCGGGCGGTGATCACCATCCCAGTCGATCCGCGCTTCCGGTCTCTGAACTTGGCGCAGGCGGTGGCGCTGAACGCCTACGAATGGCGGATGACGGTGGCGGCCGCCGCGCCGGCCTCCTTCCGCGAGGGCCCGCCGCCGGCCGACGGCGCGGCCATGCTGGGGCTGTTCGAGCACCTGGAGCGGGAACTGGACGAGGCGGGCTTCTTCCATCCGCCGGAGAAGACCCCCTCGATGGTGCAGAACCTGCGCTCGGCCCTGTCGCGGGCCCGGTTCAGCGACCAGGAGGTGCGCACCTTCCGCGGCGTGGTCACCGCCCTGTCGCGCGGCCGCGGCAAGGTGCTGGAGAAGATCGCCCGCCAGAAGAGCGGGCGAAAGGACGACGGATGA
- a CDS encoding BolA/IbaG family iron-sulfur metabolism protein, translating to MPMPIQALEAALREGFPDAKIEIDDLAGDGDHYRARIVSEAFKGLPRVKQHQLVYAALKGKMGGELHALALETSAPA from the coding sequence ATGCCCATGCCCATCCAAGCCCTGGAAGCCGCCCTGCGCGAAGGCTTCCCCGACGCCAAGATCGAGATCGACGACCTGGCCGGCGACGGCGACCACTACCGCGCCCGCATCGTCTCCGAGGCCTTCAAGGGCCTGCCGCGGGTGAAGCAGCACCAGCTGGTCTATGCGGCCCTGAAGGGGAAGATGGGCGGCGAGTTGCACGCGCTGGCGCTCGAGACCTCGGCGCCGGCTTGA
- the grxD gene encoding Grx4 family monothiol glutaredoxin, whose amino-acid sequence MTDTATANPVHDFIAKAVADHPVVLFMKGEPEQPKCGFSAVVVQILDHLGANFVGVDVLQSDALREGIKSYSEWPTIPQLYVKGEFVGGADIVREMFQSGELKGLLEDQGLLTA is encoded by the coding sequence ATGACCGACACCGCGACCGCCAATCCCGTCCACGATTTCATCGCCAAGGCCGTGGCCGACCATCCGGTGGTGCTGTTCATGAAGGGCGAGCCCGAGCAGCCCAAATGCGGCTTCTCCGCCGTCGTCGTGCAGATCCTCGACCACCTGGGCGCCAACTTCGTCGGCGTCGACGTGCTGCAGAGCGACGCCCTGCGCGAAGGCATCAAGAGCTACTCCGAGTGGCCGACCATCCCGCAGCTCTACGTGAAGGGCGAGTTCGTCGGCGGGGCCGACATCGTCCGCGAGATGTTCCAGTCCGGCGAGCTCAAGGGCCTGCTGGAAGACCAGGGCCTGCTCACCGCGTGA
- a CDS encoding serine hydrolase domain-containing protein, which yields MDAHSQWTGLDAERLERIGDHLERNYISNGKITGCQVSVARHGHLAYFKSFGLMDRERGKPTTDDTIYRIYSMTKPITSVALMTLYEQGYFQLNDPVSRFVPSWKNHRVWVSGEGEDMKTEAPHRPVSFRDVLSHTAGFTYGGGLPGVGIQHPIDKIYRDLKVRSIGGSDSMMTFLDKLGQVPLRYQPGAAWMYSLATDVCGALVEVISGKPFAQYLQEVIFGPLGMKDTSFFVAPDKVDRFAANYQRGPDKQLKLIDDPATSDFTREPGFKSGGGGLTGTSADYLRFCEMLRRGGELDGARILGPRTLEIMHMNHLPGGKDLTQLAIGGFSETANEGVGFGLGFASTMGQVQTGSLGVGDYYWGGAASTIFLVDPKEDLSMVFMTQLMPSGTFNFRGQLKSLIYSSIID from the coding sequence ATGGACGCCCATTCGCAATGGACGGGTCTCGACGCCGAGCGCCTGGAGCGCATCGGCGACCATCTCGAGCGCAACTACATTTCCAACGGCAAGATCACCGGCTGCCAGGTGAGCGTCGCCCGGCACGGCCACCTCGCCTACTTCAAGTCGTTCGGGCTGATGGACCGCGAACGCGGCAAGCCCACCACCGACGACACCATCTACCGCATCTATTCGATGACCAAGCCGATCACCTCGGTGGCGTTGATGACCCTCTACGAGCAGGGCTATTTCCAGCTCAACGACCCGGTCAGCCGCTTCGTCCCGTCTTGGAAGAACCACCGCGTGTGGGTCTCCGGCGAGGGCGAGGACATGAAGACCGAGGCGCCGCACCGGCCGGTCTCCTTCCGCGACGTGCTCTCCCACACCGCCGGCTTCACCTATGGCGGCGGCCTGCCGGGCGTCGGCATCCAGCACCCGATCGACAAGATCTACCGCGATCTCAAGGTCCGCTCGATCGGCGGCAGCGACTCGATGATGACCTTCCTCGACAAGCTGGGCCAGGTGCCGCTGCGCTACCAGCCGGGCGCGGCCTGGATGTACTCGCTCGCCACCGACGTCTGCGGCGCGCTCGTCGAGGTGATCTCCGGCAAGCCCTTCGCGCAGTACCTGCAGGAGGTGATCTTCGGCCCGCTGGGCATGAAGGACACCAGCTTCTTCGTGGCGCCGGACAAGGTCGACCGCTTCGCCGCCAACTACCAGCGCGGGCCCGACAAGCAGCTGAAGCTGATCGACGATCCGGCCACCAGCGACTTCACCCGCGAGCCGGGGTTCAAGTCCGGCGGCGGCGGCCTGACCGGGACCAGCGCCGACTACCTGCGGTTCTGCGAGATGCTGCGCCGGGGCGGCGAGCTGGACGGGGCGCGGATCCTCGGGCCGCGCACGCTCGAGATCATGCACATGAACCACCTGCCGGGCGGCAAGGACCTGACCCAGCTGGCCATCGGGGGCTTCTCGGAGACCGCCAACGAGGGGGTCGGCTTCGGTCTCGGTTTCGCCTCGACCATGGGCCAGGTGCAGACCGGCTCGCTGGGCGTCGGCGACTACTACTGGGGCGGCGCGGCCTCGACGATCTTCCTGGTCGACCCGAAGGAGGACCTGTCGATGGTGTTCATGACCCAGCTGATGCCGTCCGGCACCTTCAACTTCCGCGGCCAGCTGAAGAGCCTCATCTATTCGTCGATCATCGACTGA
- a CDS encoding acyl-CoA thioesterase, with product MTALLAPPEGRQVFTREIEPVPSDIDANGHVNNVVYLDWAQQIATAHWRARAPADEQGKWAWVALRHEVDYRRALKLGEVAHARTWVADAADGPRFDRFVRIDGPDGAMCAQVLTTWVLIEQATGRPRRVPAWMVEIFG from the coding sequence GTGACGGCGCTGCTCGCGCCGCCGGAAGGCCGCCAGGTCTTCACCCGCGAGATCGAGCCCGTCCCCTCCGACATCGATGCGAACGGCCACGTCAACAACGTGGTCTATCTCGACTGGGCGCAGCAGATCGCCACCGCCCACTGGCGCGCCCGCGCCCCGGCCGACGAACAGGGCAAGTGGGCCTGGGTGGCGCTCCGCCACGAAGTCGACTACCGCCGCGCCCTGAAGCTCGGCGAAGTGGCCCACGCCCGCACCTGGGTCGCGGATGCCGCCGACGGCCCGCGCTTCGACCGCTTCGTGCGCATCGACGGTCCCGACGGCGCCATGTGCGCCCAGGTCCTGACCACCTGGGTGCTGATCGAGCAGGCCACCGGCCGCCCGCGCCGCGTCCCTGCCTGGATGGTGGAGATATTTGGCTGA